The Salvelinus namaycush isolate Seneca chromosome 1, SaNama_1.0, whole genome shotgun sequence genome has a window encoding:
- the si:ch211-210p4.6 gene encoding malignant fibrous histiocytoma-amplified sequence 1 homolog, giving the protein MSRPNGTGQSQKDWDLPGRKLKSVPQILLDHADEVRRLDLQRNKLRQLNWISNLVNLRELNLSRNELVDFPLEMRFLKHLERLYMNQNNIKVIPEDIFPHLGKLSFLKLSTNRLAKLPVDLSQCHSLSYLNLSHNCLKDLQALVGLPKLKELFVERNSLTELPAQLFQKGNSELTLFKAAGNPLSTPPEEVCDGGVRDIQSYFAMMEEEGTDTHTTARTVKTMFLGSSMAGKSTLCRSLKQGGAVRVDEEDRTEGIEISEMDMEGIRFLFWDFAGQEEYYLTHHVFITPRALVILAVDLASYNMEDPQSYKEKVCFWINNIQLRVPASVVLLVGTHCDQCQDQDEVMEKKRHIEENVRVMLKERKEVLQLQQKNLKGNTDPSLFSEQMSELDRLMEYHLQVLELVPIDCTMYEDIVKLKEHIVRHILTKDTFPCAERTLPKSYEKVELAIRDLVEQNQIPQHGIVSFDDLLSDLLLHLELGEENVHSILRYLHRIGIIVWYEEIPALKDRVFVQPSFLISLFKTIVRHDLVKQMEAIPRDELRQEGNLLVHRGTWVDDFKEKGTLHNAATRILVRRELRRLRMDDEDLVEEVVGSKTKEGMLLSLLQHFEVCLPAKVGSPLNPAAPEFKPGEKQWKSSNLASGHLDGACLFPSYLQDNRMVVKMWGEDKLDDINVCVYFLPEIPHGFFHRLIIKTCSLYPIHWIGKDHCLLSSGDKLVLMRENNKDGDNKDGDQHIQIRCKRPKTSEEFRRSWDLFLSVMTKLAVLSRQWPGLSQHVHTPCKEKGCTAYFVWRDWQDLPNSDIYDLVQEEKQLCRNGHTRRTELLFPKDPVVNKSKGQ; this is encoded by the exons ATGTCTCGACCTAATG gtacTGGGCAGAGTCAGAAAGATTGGGACCTGCCTGGTAGAAAACTGAAGTCCGTCCCTCAGATTCTCCTGGATCATGCTGACGAGGTCAGAAGGTTGGACCTCCAGAGGAACAAACTGAGACAGCTCAATTGGATCTCCAACCTGGTAAACCTGAGAGAGCTCAACCTCTCCAGGAACGAGCTGGTGGACTTTCCCCTGGAGATGAGATTTTTGAAACATCTGGAGCGGCTCTACATGAACCAGAACAACATCAAGGTCATCCCTGAAGACATCTTCCCTCATCTGGGGAAGCTATCGTTCCTCAAGCTCAGCACCAACCGTCTGGCCAAACTCCCGGTGGACCTGAGTCAATGCCACAGCCTCAGCTACCTCAACCTGTCCCATAACTGCCTGAAGGACCTCCAGGCACTGGTGGGGCTACCTAAACTCAAGGAGCTGTTCGTAGAACGGAATAGCCTGACTGAACTTCCAGCCCAGCTGTTCCAGAAGGGGAACTCGGAGCTGACCCTGTTCAAGGCCGCAGGGAACCCGCTGAGTACCCCCCCAGAGGAGGTGTGTGACGGAGGAGTGAGGGACATTCAGAGCTACTTCGCCATGATGGAGGAGGAAGGCACTGACACGCACACCACAGCCCGGACAGTCAAAACCATGTTCCTGGGTTCCTCCATGGCTGGAAAGTCCACGCTGTGTCGTAGCTTGAAGCAGGGGGGGGCTGTGAGGGTAGATGAGGAGGACAGAACGGAGGGGATAGAGATCAGTGAGATGGATATGGAGGGGATCCGGTTCCTATTCTGGGACTTTGCAGGGCAGGAAGAATACTACCTGACGCATCACGTCTTCATCACCCCCAGAGCCCTCGTTATCCTCGCTGTTGATTTGGCCAG CTACAACATGGAAGACCCCCAGTCTTACAAAGAGAAGGTGTGTTTCTGGATCAATAACATCCAGCTTCGCGTCCCTGCCTCTGTGGTCTTACTGGTGGGAACTCATTGTGACCAGTGTCAAGACCAAGATGAGGTGATGGAGAAGAAGAGACACATCGAGGAGAATGTTCGAGTCATGCTCAAAGAAAGGAAGGAGGTTTTACAACTACAGCAGAAGAACCTGAAGGGCAATACAGACCCCTCTCTGTTTTCTGAACAGATGAGCGAACTTGACCGGCTTATGGAGTATCATTTACAG GTCCTGGAACTTGTACCTATTGACTGCACTATGTATGAGGACATTGTCAAGCTCAAGGAGCACATTGTGAGGCACATCTTAACAAAGGATACATTCCCATGTGCTGAAAGGACCCTGCCCAAAAGCTACGAAAAAGTTGAGTTAGCCATTCGTGACCTAGTGGAACAAAACCAAATACCTCAACACG GAATAGTTTCTTTTGATGACCTTCTGAGTGACCTCCTTCTGCACCTTGAGTTGGGCGAGGAGAACGTCCACTCCATCCTACGCTACCTCCATCGCATCGGCATCATCGTGTGGTACGAGGAGATCCCTGCACTGAAGGATAGGGTGTTCGTTCAGCCATCTTTTCTCATCTCACTCTTCAAG ACCATCGTGAGACACGACCTGGTCAAGCAGATGGAGGCCATCCCCAGAGACGAGCTGCGGCAAGAGGGCAACCTGTTGGTCCACCGGGGCACGTGGGTGGATGACTTCAAAGAGAAGGGCACCCTGCACAACGCAGCCACACGGATCCTGGTACGCAGAGAACTGAGGCGGCTGCGGATGGACGATGAAGAtctggtggaggaggtggtggggagTAAGACTAAGGAGGGGATGCTACTTAGCCTCCTGCAGCACTTTGAGGTCTGTCTCCCGGCTAAGGTGGGTAGTCCCCTGAACCCGGCGGCCCCGGAGTTCAAACCCGGGGAGAAGCAGTGGAAGTCATCCAACTTGGCCAGTGGTCATCTGGACGGAGCATGTCTCTTCCCCAGCTACCTGCAGGACAATCGAATGGTGGTGAAAATGTGGGGAGAAGACAAGCTGGACGATATAAATGTCTGTGTTTACTTTCTACCTGAGATCCCTCATGGCTTCTTCCACAG GCTGATCATCAAGACGTGCTCCCTGTACCCGATTCACTGGATAGGGAAAGACCACTGCCTGCTCAGCTCTGGAGACAAACTGGTGCTGATGAGAGAGAACAATAAAGATGGAGACAATAAAGATGGAGATCAACACATACAGATTCGCTGCAAGAGACCTAAGACCAGCG AAGAGTTCCGTCGTTCTTGGGATCTCTTCCTGTCGGTGATGACAAAGCTAGCGGTGCTGTCTAGACAGTGGCCTGGCCTATCCCAACATGTCCACACCCCCTGTAAGGAGAAAGGTTGCACAGCCTACTTCGTCTGGAGAGACTGGCAGGACCTCCCAAACTCAGACATATATGACCT TGTGCAGGAGGAAAAACAACTCTGCCGGAATGGACACACGCGCCGGACCGAGTTGCTTTTCCCAAAAG ATCCTGTTGTGAACAaatcaaaaggacaatga